A single Marinitoga aeolica DNA region contains:
- a CDS encoding acyl-CoA mutase large subunit family protein → MFKEEKLNEILEKKKQWEESTLKKTLERFPERKEKFKTTFNEELKRLYTPEDIKDIDYLEDIGFPGEYPFTRGVQPTMYRGRFWTMRQYAGFATAEESNKRYKYLLEQGQTGLSVAFDLPTQIGYDSDHSMSEGEVGKVGVAIDSLKDMEILFDGIPLDKVSVSMTINSTASVLLSMLIAVAEKQGVPQEKLRGTIQNDILKEYIARGTYVFPPEPSMKIIVDIFEYGSKYLPKFNLISISGYHIREAGANAVQEVAFTLADGLAYVEAAIKAGLDPNIFGKNLSFFFNAHNNFIEEIAKFRAARKLWAKLMKNKFNVTNPAALRLKFHTQTAGSTLTAQQPLNNIIRVTMQALAAVLGGTQSLHTNSYDEALGLPTELSATIALRTQQIIAYESGVTETVDPFAGSYVIEALTKDIEEKALKYIDKIEKMDGMVKAIEDGYIQKEILNSAYESQLAVENGEQIIVGLNKFTVEEEQKSGTILKVDPEVEERQKEKLRKLRKERDNDLVKKNLLKLRNAAENKENVMPYILEAVKSYATLGEITDVLRDVYGEYHEAVIL, encoded by the coding sequence ATGTTTAAAGAAGAAAAATTAAATGAAATTTTAGAAAAGAAAAAACAGTGGGAAGAAAGCACATTGAAAAAAACATTAGAAAGATTTCCAGAAAGAAAAGAAAAGTTTAAAACAACTTTCAATGAAGAATTAAAAAGATTATATACTCCAGAAGATATAAAAGATATAGACTATTTGGAAGATATAGGATTCCCTGGCGAATATCCTTTTACACGTGGTGTTCAACCAACAATGTATAGAGGTAGATTCTGGACAATGAGACAATACGCAGGATTCGCAACAGCAGAAGAATCAAATAAAAGGTATAAATATTTATTAGAACAGGGACAAACAGGTCTTTCCGTAGCATTTGATTTACCAACACAAATTGGATATGATTCTGATCATTCTATGTCCGAAGGCGAAGTTGGTAAAGTTGGTGTAGCTATAGATTCATTAAAAGACATGGAAATATTATTTGATGGAATTCCGCTAGATAAAGTTAGCGTTTCCATGACTATAAATTCTACTGCTTCTGTTTTACTTTCCATGCTAATAGCTGTAGCAGAAAAGCAAGGAGTCCCACAAGAAAAATTAAGAGGTACTATACAAAATGATATTTTAAAAGAATATATTGCTAGAGGTACTTATGTATTTCCACCAGAACCTTCAATGAAAATTATTGTGGATATTTTTGAATATGGATCAAAATACTTACCTAAATTTAATTTAATCAGTATAAGTGGATATCATATTAGAGAAGCTGGAGCTAATGCTGTTCAAGAAGTCGCATTTACTTTGGCTGATGGTTTAGCTTATGTAGAAGCTGCTATAAAAGCTGGTTTAGATCCAAATATATTTGGTAAAAATTTATCTTTCTTCTTTAACGCCCATAATAATTTTATAGAAGAAATTGCTAAATTTAGAGCCGCCAGAAAATTATGGGCAAAATTAATGAAAAATAAATTTAATGTAACCAATCCAGCTGCATTGAGATTAAAATTCCACACTCAAACTGCAGGTTCAACATTAACTGCCCAACAACCATTGAACAATATTATCAGGGTTACAATGCAGGCTTTAGCTGCAGTATTAGGTGGAACTCAATCATTACATACAAATTCATATGATGAGGCATTGGGATTACCTACAGAACTATCTGCTACTATAGCATTAAGAACACAACAAATTATTGCATATGAATCTGGTGTTACAGAAACAGTTGATCCATTTGCAGGCTCTTATGTAATAGAAGCATTAACAAAAGATATTGAAGAAAAAGCTTTAAAATATATAGATAAAATTGAAAAAATGGATGGAATGGTTAAAGCTATTGAAGATGGTTACATACAGAAAGAAATCTTAAATTCCGCATATGAATCTCAATTAGCTGTTGAAAATGGAGAACAAATAATTGTTGGTTTAAACAAATTTACTGTTGAAGAAGAACAAAAAAGTGGTACTATATTAAAAGTAGATCCAGAAGTTGAAGAAAGACAAAAAGAAAAATTAAGAAAATTAAGAAAAGAAAGAGATAATGATCTCGTTAAAAAGAATCTTTTAAAATTAAGAAATGCTGCTGAAAATAAAGAGAATGTTATGCCTTATATTTTAGAAGCTGTAAAATCTTATGCTACATTAGGTGAAATTACCGATGTATTAAGAGATGTTTATGGCGAATATCACGAAGCTGTAATTCTATAA
- a CDS encoding cobalamin B12-binding domain-containing protein: protein MEKIRVLVGKPGLDGHDRGAKVVARALRDAGMEVIYTGIRQTPEDIVNTALEEDVQIIGLSILSGAHMKLCEKVLKLLKEKDANIPIFLGGIIPEDDIPALKEMGIKEVFGPGTPLETIISKVKEIANSKEA from the coding sequence ATGGAAAAAATCAGGGTATTAGTTGGAAAACCCGGTTTAGATGGTCATGATAGAGGTGCAAAAGTTGTAGCGAGAGCTCTAAGGGATGCTGGAATGGAAGTCATTTATACTGGAATCAGACAAACTCCAGAAGATATTGTAAACACTGCGTTAGAAGAAGATGTACAAATAATAGGTTTATCTATATTATCTGGTGCTCATATGAAATTATGTGAAAAAGTATTAAAATTACTGAAAGAAAAAGATGCTAATATACCAATATTCTTAGGTGGTATTATACCTGAAGATGATATACCTGCTTTAAAAGAAATGGGAATAAAAGAGGTATTTGGTCCAGGAACTCCTCTTGAAACAATAATCAGCAAGGTGAAAGAAATTGCAAATTCAAAAGAAGCTTGA
- the meaB gene encoding methylmalonyl Co-A mutase-associated GTPase MeaB: protein MQIQKKLDKIIEKFKDGEKYALAQVISLVENNINYAWDIISQLPKQKKETQIIGITGSPGAGKSTTLSKMVKEWSNQGLKIGIIAVDPSSPFSGGAFLGDRIRMRNLSGRDNIYIRSVASRGSVGGLCDSIYDIVDVMKSFGFDKIIIETVGAGQSEIEVIFVADTILLVLSPNTGDEIQMFKAGIMEIADAYIVNKMDLPESDKFVLQLKNTLSLESESKTKIILPVSAIRNEGIKDVIDWIDSHFEEIKKTGEYEFRKKRRIKRRVRSSIIRNIDNIIESANFNFENMTDLKEKIIKYVCEVDKNEKN from the coding sequence TTGCAAATTCAAAAGAAGCTTGATAAAATAATAGAAAAATTTAAAGATGGAGAAAAATATGCTCTTGCACAGGTAATTTCTCTTGTAGAGAATAATATAAACTATGCATGGGATATAATTTCACAATTACCAAAACAAAAAAAAGAAACACAAATAATTGGCATTACTGGAAGTCCCGGAGCAGGAAAAAGTACCACATTATCAAAAATGGTAAAAGAATGGAGTAATCAAGGACTAAAGATAGGAATAATTGCCGTAGATCCTTCAAGTCCTTTTTCTGGCGGGGCATTTTTGGGAGATAGAATTAGAATGAGAAATCTTTCCGGAAGGGATAATATATACATCAGAAGTGTTGCTTCAAGAGGTAGTGTTGGTGGGTTATGCGATTCTATCTATGATATAGTTGATGTAATGAAATCATTTGGATTTGATAAAATAATCATCGAAACTGTTGGAGCAGGTCAGTCAGAAATTGAAGTAATATTTGTTGCAGATACAATCCTTCTTGTATTATCTCCAAATACCGGGGACGAGATTCAAATGTTTAAAGCTGGTATTATGGAAATTGCTGATGCATACATTGTAAATAAGATGGACCTACCAGAGTCTGATAAATTTGTCTTACAATTAAAAAATACATTGTCTTTAGAAAGCGAATCCAAAACCAAGATAATTCTTCCTGTTAGCGCTATAAGAAATGAAGGAATAAAAGATGTTATTGATTGGATTGACTCACACTTTGAAGAAATTAAAAAAACGGGAGAATATGAATTTAGAAAAAAAAGAAGAATAAAAAGACGTGTTAGAAGTTCTATAATTAGAAATATTGATAATATAATTGAATCAGCAAATTTTAATTTTGAAAACATGACTGATTTAAAAGAAAAAATAATAAAGTATGTATGTGAGGTGGATAAAAATGAAAAAAATTGA
- the mce gene encoding methylmalonyl-CoA epimerase: protein MKMKKIDHIGIVVKSIKDALKLYNDLLGLEITGEEILEDRGLRVAFIKAGDTRIELLEPLNDNSEVSGFLAKKGEGMHHIAYEVENVEEIIKNAKKLGLKPLSDEPKNGAHNTKVVFLHPKTTNGVLVELVEHQ from the coding sequence ATAAAAATGAAAAAAATTGATCATATTGGTATAGTTGTTAAGTCAATTAAAGACGCTTTAAAATTATACAATGATTTACTTGGTTTGGAAATAACTGGTGAAGAAATTTTAGAAGATAGAGGTTTAAGAGTTGCTTTTATAAAGGCAGGAGACACAAGAATAGAATTACTTGAACCATTAAATGATAATTCAGAAGTTTCCGGTTTTTTAGCTAAAAAAGGTGAAGGTATGCATCATATTGCTTATGAAGTTGAGAATGTTGAAGAGATAATTAAAAATGCAAAAAAATTAGGGTTAAAACCTTTAAGTGATGAACCAAAAAATGGTGCTCACAATACAAAAGTTGTATTTTTACACCCTAAAACAACTAATGGAGTACTTGTTGAATTAGTTGAACACCAATAA